A window of the Thermodesulfobacteriota bacterium genome harbors these coding sequences:
- a CDS encoding CheR family methyltransferase — protein TPRETMDDRETLHFLRRVVYDHSGIHLTHKEEGLLTTRVARRVRELRLPSARHYAELLHSPEGRPEIPSLIDAVTINYTFFFREQAQFHALAAQVFPRLLAERGAGEGGALRIWSAGCSSGEEPYSIAVTLAEVVGNPERCDARILATDINRRVIRIGSRGVYPEDRFVHMPREYHHKYLVRDADTPAGSFRLCDEIRALVAFRRYNILRDAAPLRGTLDVIFCRNVMIYFDPPTKTRLLSNFLRYLAPGGYLFIGESEKLDGGGLGFEPAGPSIFRKAWGQGPPGR, from the coding sequence ACCCCCCGGGAGACCATGGACGACCGCGAGACCCTCCACTTTTTGCGGCGGGTAGTCTACGACCACTCGGGCATCCACCTCACCCACAAGGAGGAGGGGCTGCTCACCACGCGCGTCGCCCGCCGGGTGCGGGAGCTCCGTCTCCCCTCGGCGCGGCACTACGCCGAGCTCCTGCACTCGCCCGAGGGGCGACCCGAGATTCCTTCGCTCATCGACGCGGTCACCATCAACTACACCTTCTTCTTTCGGGAGCAGGCCCAGTTCCACGCCCTGGCCGCACAGGTCTTTCCCCGGCTCCTGGCGGAGCGCGGCGCAGGCGAAGGAGGGGCGCTTCGGATCTGGAGCGCCGGGTGCTCCTCGGGGGAGGAGCCCTACTCCATTGCCGTCACCCTGGCGGAGGTGGTGGGAAATCCCGAGCGCTGCGACGCCCGCATCCTGGCCACCGACATCAACCGCAGGGTCATCCGCATCGGCTCTCGCGGCGTCTACCCGGAAGATCGGTTCGTGCACATGCCCCGGGAGTACCACCACAAGTACCTGGTGCGCGACGCCGACACCCCCGCCGGCTCCTTTCGCCTCTGCGACGAGATTCGGGCCCTGGTGGCCTTTCGGCGCTACAACATCCTGCGCGACGCAGCGCCCCTGAGGGGGACGCTCGACGTGATCTTCTGCCGCAACGTGATGATCTACTTCGACCCGCCCACCAAGACGCGGCTCCTCTCGAACTTTCTCCGGTATCTGGCTCCCGGGGGCTACCTCTTCATCGGCGAGTCGGAGAAGCTCGACGGGGGCGGGCTGGGCTTCGAGCCCGCGGGCCCCTCCATCTTCCGGAAGGCGTGGGGCCAGGGCCCGCCGGGCCGCTGA
- a CDS encoding 50S ribosomal protein L11 methyltransferase, whose protein sequence is MEEPCSPPEAAGRWAEARARGAAGAVTSWGSGVPGREWIRLFWEKNGDEVPPGQDLEEENWTPFWRESVRTVAVTGRISLVPAWEAVPPGLSIPIRIDPGMAFGSGDHPTTRLCLQALEDLANRGGLPGPVLDVGAGTGVLALAAVLLGAAGVDALDIDPFGFAACRRNALLNGLDDRVRPLLLSLDLLEGAYPLVLANVVVGQIENLAPALRQRLAPGGLLIASGFEGGEAARVAHLLGLAVRQRREEEGWAALVLAPEDS, encoded by the coding sequence GTGGAGGAGCCCTGCTCCCCGCCGGAGGCGGCCGGCCGGTGGGCCGAGGCCCGGGCCCGGGGAGCCGCGGGGGCGGTCACCTCCTGGGGCTCGGGCGTCCCCGGCCGGGAGTGGATTCGGCTCTTCTGGGAGAAGAACGGGGACGAGGTGCCCCCGGGCCAGGACCTGGAAGAGGAGAATTGGACCCCCTTCTGGCGCGAGAGCGTGCGCACCGTGGCCGTGACCGGCCGGATTTCGCTCGTGCCCGCCTGGGAAGCGGTGCCCCCCGGCCTTTCCATCCCCATCCGCATCGACCCCGGAATGGCCTTCGGCTCGGGCGACCACCCCACCACCCGGCTGTGCCTGCAAGCCCTCGAAGACCTGGCCAACCGGGGCGGGCTCCCCGGCCCGGTGCTCGACGTGGGCGCGGGCACGGGAGTCCTGGCGCTGGCAGCGGTGCTGCTGGGTGCCGCCGGGGTCGACGCCCTCGACATCGACCCCTTCGGTTTCGCGGCGTGCCGCCGCAACGCCCTCCTGAACGGCCTGGACGACCGGGTGCGCCCCCTCCTCCTCTCACTCGACCTCCTGGAGGGGGCCTACCCGCTGGTGCTCGCCAACGTGGTGGTGGGGCAGATCGAGAACCTCGCCCCCGCCCTGCGACAGCGCCTGGCCCCAGGCGGGCTCCTCATCGCCTCGGGTTTCGAGGGAGGCGAAGCGGCCCGGGTGGCGCACCTGCTGGGGCTCGCGGTGAGGCAGCGCCGGGAGGAGGAAGGCTGGGCGGCCTTGGTGCTGGCCCCGGAGGATTCCTGA